The following are encoded together in the Glycine soja cultivar W05 chromosome 5, ASM419377v2, whole genome shotgun sequence genome:
- the LOC114411754 gene encoding putative phospholipid-transporting ATPase 9, which produces MAGGRRRRHHFSRIHAFTCGRASMKEEHSLIGGPGFSRKVYCNDPEHATASLLNYGDNYVRTTKYTLATFLPKSLFEQFRRVANFYFLVCAVLSFFPVSPYSGISNVVPLLVVVAATMVKEFIEDFSRKKQDIEMNNRKVKLHRGGGVFDYSKWRDLKVGDVVRVEKDEFFPADLILLASNYDDAICYVETMNLDGETNLKLKQALEATSKLHEDSNFQNFRAVIKCEDPNANLYTFVGSMELEDQQYPLAPQQLLLRDSKLRNTDFVYGVVIFTGHDTKVMQNATDPPSKRSKIEKRMDKIIYCLFFVLILISFIGSIFFGIATNDDLENGRMKRWYLRPDDTEIYYDPNEPVAAAILHFFTALMLYGYLIPISLYVSIEIVKVLQSVFINQDVHMYYEETDKPAHARTSNLNEELGQVDTILSDKTGTLTCNSMEFIKCSIAGVAYGQRVTEVERALSGRHESHPGQVLEKISESKSSIKGFNFMDERVMNGNWIKEPNANVIQNFLQLLAVCHTAIPEVDEETGKVSYEAESPDEAAFVIAARELGFEFYERTHTTISLHELDPISGQKINRSYKLLNILEFTSARKRMSVIVRDAEGKLLLLSKGADSVMFERIAKNGRDFEEKTKQHISEYADSGLRTLILAYRELNEEEYNKFSKEFTEAKNLVSEDQEQIVEGIVQNIEKDLILLGATAVEDKLQDGVPECIDKLAQAGIKLWVLTGDKMETAINIGFACSLLRQGMKQIIISSDTPETKSLEKMEDKSAAEAAIKSSVLRQLREAKALLSTSDENYEALALIIDGKSLTYALEDDVKDLFLELAIGCASVICCRSSPKQKALVTRLVKMRTGSTTLAIGDGANDVGMLQEADIGIGISGVEGMQAVMSSDIAIAQFRFLERLLLVHGHWCYRRISSMICYFFYKNIAFGFTLFFFEIYASFSGQAAYNDWFMSLYNVFFTSLPVIALGVFDQDVSSKLCLKFPLLYQEGVQNILFSWKRIIGWALNGVVTSAIVFFFCIRSMEYQAFRKGGEVMGLEVLGATMYTCVVWVVNCQMALSISYFTYIQHIFIWGSILFWYIFLLAYGAIDPSFSTTAYKVFIEALAPAPFFWIITLLILIASLLPYFIYASIQMRFFPMYHQMIQWMRNDRQTSDPEYCNVVRQRSIRHTTVGFTARLEASKRFEASRRVEAFNPFEASKRSQGKSEDR; this is translated from the exons ATGGCTGGGGGGAGAAGGAGGAGGCACCACTTCAGCAGAATCCATGCATTCACGTGTGGGAGAGCTTCTATGAAAGAGGAGCATTCACTAATAGGAGGCCCTGGCTTCTCAAGGAAAGTCTATTGCAATGACCCTGAACATGCCACAGCGAGTCTTCTCAATTATGGTGACAATTATGTCAGAACAACTAAGTATACATTGGCCACGTTCCTCCCCAAGTCCTTGTTTGAGCAGTTCAGGAGGGTTGCCAATTTCTACTTCCTCGTTTGTGCAGTTTTGTCTTTCTTTCCGGTGTCTCCTTACTCAGGCATCAGTAACGTTGTCCCTCTACTGGTTGTGGTTGCCGCCACAATGGTCAAAGAGTTCATTGAGGATTTTAGTAGGAAAAAACAG GATATAGAGATGAATAACAGAAAAGTTAAACTGCATCGTGGAGGTGGTGTTTTTGACTATTCTAAATGGAGGGATTTGAAAGTAGGAGATGTAGTGAGGGTGGAAAAAGATGAATTTTTTCCTGCTGATCTCATCTTACTTGCATCAAACTACGATGATGCAATTTGCTATGTTGAGACCATGAATCTTGATGGCGAGACAAATCTGAAACTGAAACAAGCACTGGAAGCAACTTCAAAGTTGCATGAAGACTCAAACTTTCAGAATTTCAGGGCTGTCATCAAATGTGAAGATCCAAATGCAAATTTGTACACATTTGTTGGTAGTATGGAGCTCGAGGATCAACAGTACCCTCTTGCACCTCAACAGCTACTGCTTAGGGACTCTAAGCTGAGGAACACAGATTTTGTTTATGGCGTGGTAATATTTACTGGACATGATACAAAGGTTATGCAGAATGCAACAGATCCTCCATCCAAGAGAAGCAAAATTGAGAAAAGGATGGATAAGATTATCTACTGCCTCTTCTTtgtacttattttaatttctttcattggGTCCATATTCTTTGGGATTGCAACAAATGATGACCTTGAAAATGGAAGAATGAAGAGATGGTACCTTAGACCAGATGATACCGAAATTTACTATGATCCAAATGAACCAGTAGCTGCAGCAATTCTGCATTTCTTCACAGCACTTATGTTGTATGGTTACTTGATTCCAATTTCCTTATATGTATCCATTGAAATTGTAAAGGTTCTTCAAAGCGTTTTCATCAACCAGGATGTGCACATGTATTATGAGGAAACTGACAAGCCAGCACATGCTCGTACAtcaaatttgaatgaagaacTTGGCCAAGTTGATACCATACTTTCAGATAAGACAGGAACTTTGACTTGCAATTCTATGGAATTCATTAAGTGTTCTATAGCTGGGGTTGCTTATGGACAAAGAGTTACAGAAGTTGAGAGAGCTCTATCTGGGAGACATGAATCACATCCAGGCCAAGTGTTGGAAAAGATCAGTGAATCAAAGTCATCCATTAAAGGGTTTAACTTTATGGATGAAAGGGTCATGAATGGAAATTGGATCAAAGAACCCAATGCCAATGTAATCCAGAATTTCCTACAGTTGCTGGCTGTATGCCATACTGCAATACCTGAAGTTGATGAAGAAACAGGTAAGGTTTCATATGAAGCTGAATCACCAGATGAGGCAGCTTTTGTGATAGCAGCCAGGGAACTTGGATTTGAATTTTATGAAAGGACACATACAACTATTTCACTGCATGAATTGGACCCCATATCAGGCCAGAAAATCAACAG GTCCTACAAACTTTTGAATATATTAGAGTTTACCAGTGCAAGAAAGCGGATGTCTGTAATTGTGAGAGATGCGGAGGGAAAACTATTGCTACTTAGCAAAGGGGCTGACAG TGTAATGTTTGAACGAATTGCAAAGAATGGAAGGGATTTTGAAGAGAAAACAAAGCAGCACATTAGTGAATATGCTGATTCTGGTTTGAGGACCTTGATACTTGCATATCGTGAACTTAATGAGGAAGAGTACAATAAATTTAGTAAAGAGTTTACAGAGGCCAAGAACTTAGTAAGTGAAGACCAGGAGCAGATTGTTGAGGGGATAGTACAAAATATTGAGAaggatttaattcttcttggtgCTACTGCAGTTGAAGACAAACTACAAGATGGG GTTCCTGAATGCATTGACAAGCTAGCACAGGCTGGGATTAAGCTATGGGTTTTAACTGGTGATAAAATGGAGACAGCAATTAATATTGG ATTTGCTTGTAGTTTACTTAGACAAGGaatgaaacaaattataattagcTCAGATACTCCAGAAACTAAGTCATTGGAGAAAATGGAGGACAAGTCTGCTGCTGAAGCG GCGATTAAATCAAGTGTTCTTCGTCAACTAAGGGAGGCAAAAGCATTACTTTCGACATCAGATGAAAACTATGAGGCCTTAGCCCTGATCATTGATGGGAAGTCTCTTACTTATGCACTAGAAGATGATGTAAAGGACTTGTTTCTTGAACTTGCCATTGGCTGTGCATCTGTTATCTGCTGTCGTTCATCTCCCAAACAGAAAGCACTT GTTACAAGACTGGTGAAGATGAGAACTGGTAGTACAACACTAGCTATCGGAGATGGGGCAAATGATGTTGGAATGCTCCAAGAAGCAGACATTGGAATTGGTATCAGTGGCGTGGAAGGAATGCAG GCAGTTATGTCAAGTGATATTGCAATAGCCCAATTTCGGTTTCTAGAGCGCTTACTTCTTGTGCATGGACATTGGTGTTACAGAAGGATTTCATCAATG ATCTGCTATTTCTTTTACAAGAATATTGCCTTTGGCTTCACTCTGTTCTTCTTTGAGATTTATGCCTCATTCTCAGGGCAAGCTGCATACAATGATTGGTTCATGTCGCTGTACAATGTATTCTTCACTTCACTTCCTGTAATTGCATTGGGAGTGTTTGATCAGGATGTCTCTTCTAAATTATGTCTCAAG TTTCCATTATTATATCAAGAAGGCGTCCAAAACATCCTATTTAGCTGGAAACGGATCATCGGTTGGGCATTGAATGGAGTTGTGACTTCTGCCATCGTATTCTTCTTTTGCATCCGTAGTATGGAATACCAGGCATTCCGTAAAGGCGGTGAAGTCATGGGGCTGGAAGTTCTTGGTGCCACCATGTACACCTGTGTTGTGTGGGTGGTGAATTGCCAAATGGCATTATCTATCAGTTACTTCACTTACATACAACATATATTCATCTGGGGAAGCATTCTATTCTGGTATATATTCCTCCTGGCATATGGAGCCATAGACCCTTCCTTCTCAACCACAGCCTATAAGGTCTTCATTGAAGCTCTTGCACCAGCCCCATTTTTCTGGATCATAACTTTGCTCATTCTGATTGCTTCCCTCCTTCCCTATTTCATCTATGCTTCCATCCAAATGCGTTTCTTCCCTATGTATCACCAAATGATTCAGTGGATGAGAAACGACAGGCAAACAAGTGATCCAGAATACTGTAATGTGGTAAGGCAGCGATCGATTAGACACACAACAGTTGGATTCACAGCTCGTTTGGAAGCATCCAAACGTTTTGAAGCATCCAGAAGAGTTGAAGCATTCAATCCTTTTGAAGCTTCCAAACGTTCCCAAGGGAAGTCTGAGGACAGATAG
- the LOC114411756 gene encoding probable calcium-binding protein CML15 yields the protein MSSKLQVQQLNQLREIFGRFDMDSDGSLTMLELAALLRSLGLKPSGDQVQALLANMDSNANGKVEFDELIRAILPDINAQVLLNQEQLLGVFKCFDRDGNGYISAAELAGAMAKMGQPLTYRELTEMIKEADTDGDGVISFTEFATIMARSASDFLGLSFC from the coding sequence atGTCATCAAAGCTTCAAGTTCAGCAGCTTAATCAGTTAAGGGAGATTTTCGGTCGATTTGACATGGACTCAGATGGAAGCCTAACAATGCTAGAGCTAGCAGCACTTCTTAGGTCTCTGGGGCTGAAGCCCTCGGGTGACCAAGTCCAAGCACTGTTAGCCAACATGGACTCAAACGCCAATGGCAAAGTGGAGTTTGATGAATTGATAAGAGCCATATTACCTGACATAAATGCACAGGTTTTGCTGAACCAAGAACAGCTCCTAGGGGTGTTCAAGTGCTTCGATCGCGACGGCAACGGTTACATATCGGCCGCAGAGTTGGCCGGGGCAATGGCCAAAATGGGCCAGCCACTCACGTACCGAGAGCTCACGGAGATGATCAAAGAGGCTGACACGGATGGGGATGGTGTTATTAGCTTCACTGAGTTTGCCACTATCATGGCTCGCTCTGCTTCTGATTTTCTAGGCCTCTCGTTCTGCTGA
- the LOC114411431 gene encoding ethylene-responsive transcription factor ERN3-like → MENIDPSKFSHQSQNQNKNNLPLMPIEIDKSYKKRAIKVPKVANKSEKKFLGVRQRPSGRWIAEIKDSSQKLRLWLGTFDKAEEAALAYDCAARLLRGRNAKTNFPNHGTMNTHEEDCSLLGKNPRAYQLLKHAVMKNHALSSSLYSTVVPWKNQIMMRDEFDSLVEETIVCSIPEQGSGCCGISFGSSKVYSSVVVAPSFSAS, encoded by the coding sequence ATGGAAAACATAGACCCCTCAAAATTTTCACACCAATCTCAAAACCAAAACAAGAATAATCTTCCCTTGATGCCTATTGAAATAGACAAGTCCTATAAGAAGAGAGCCATAAAGGTTCCAAAAGTAGCAAACAAGAGTGAGAAAAAGTTTCTTGGGGTGAGACAAAGACCTTCAGGAAGATGGATTGCTGAGATCAAGGACTCCTCACAGAAACTAAGGCTTTGGTTAGGAACTTTTGACAAAGCAGAAGAGGCTGCCCTGGCTTATGACTGTGCTGCAAGGCTTCTTAGAGGGAGAAATGCCAAAACAAACTTTCCAAACCATGGAACCATGAACACTCATGAAGAAGATTGCAGCCTTTTGGGTAAGAATCCAAGGGCCTACCAACTTCTTAAGCATGCAGTCATGAAGAACCATGCACTTTCATCATCGCTTTATTCCACAGTCGTGCCTTGGAAAAACCAGATCATGATGAGAGACGAGTTTGACTCCCTTGTTGAGGAAACTATAGTTTGTTCCATTCCTGAACAAGGTTCTGGGtgttgtggaatttcatttggAAGTTCTAAGGTTTATTCTTCTGTTGTTGTAGCTCCTTCTTTCAGTGCTTCCTAA